One genomic region from Paroceanicella profunda encodes:
- a CDS encoding tyrosine-type recombinase/integrase, whose protein sequence is MRKSQVFASRQAAKDWAARQEYLILNSEGIASQAPFGDLLDRYAREVTVSKRGARVEILRINRMRRDDIAWLKVADLRPADFAAWRDRRLKDVGPASVIREMQTMSSAINVAIKEWGLLSTNPLTDVRRPAAPPARDRLPTAAEMERLALSAGDDLQHATARAYHAWLFALETAMRAGEICGLTWDRVDLTRRTVHLEITKNGRSRQVPLSSEAARLLEALPKADPVFGLTPRSLDALWRKLRSRAGVEGLTFHDSRHAAITRLAAKLDVLALARMVGHRDLKMLQVYYNESAEDLAKRLG, encoded by the coding sequence GTGCGGAAATCTCAGGTCTTCGCGAGTCGCCAGGCGGCGAAGGACTGGGCCGCCCGGCAGGAATATCTGATCCTCAACTCCGAAGGTATCGCCTCACAGGCCCCGTTCGGCGACCTGCTCGACCGCTACGCGCGCGAGGTGACCGTCTCCAAGCGCGGGGCCCGCGTGGAAATCCTCCGGATCAACCGCATGCGGCGGGACGACATTGCCTGGCTGAAGGTGGCCGATCTCCGCCCGGCGGATTTCGCCGCCTGGCGCGACCGGCGCCTGAAGGACGTGGGCCCGGCATCGGTCATCCGCGAGATGCAGACCATGTCCTCCGCCATCAACGTGGCCATCAAGGAATGGGGGCTGCTCAGCACCAACCCCCTGACGGACGTACGGCGCCCCGCGGCCCCACCGGCAAGGGACCGCCTGCCAACCGCCGCCGAAATGGAGCGGCTTGCGCTCTCCGCTGGAGACGACCTGCAGCACGCCACGGCCCGCGCCTATCATGCCTGGCTGTTCGCGCTGGAAACGGCGATGCGGGCCGGGGAGATCTGCGGGCTGACCTGGGACCGGGTGGACCTCACCCGCCGCACCGTGCATCTGGAGATCACCAAGAACGGCCGCTCGCGCCAGGTGCCCCTGTCATCCGAAGCCGCACGGCTGCTCGAAGCCCTGCCGAAGGCAGACCCGGTCTTCGGCCTGACACCCCGCAGCCTGGACGCGCTGTGGCGCAAGCTGCGGAGCCGTGCCGGAGTAGAGGGCCTCACCTTCCACGACAGCCGCCACGCGGCAATCACGCGGCTGGCGGCGAAGCTGGACGTTCTGGCGCTCGCCCGGATGGTCGGGCATCGCGACCTCAAGATGTTGCAGGTGTACTACAACGAGAGCGCCGAGGATCTCGCGAAGCGGCTGGGCTAG
- a CDS encoding efflux RND transporter permease subunit, translating to MDDGAAAFTATFVKRPVLAIVVNLLIVVAGLAALWGAEIRELPDVDRPVITVTTTYDGAAPETIDAEVTDEIEGAATRVAGVKSIASSSSFGRSRVTVEFTDDTDLNVAANDLRDAISRIERDLPDEIDDPRIVKADANASAVMRVAVTSDRLEIQDLTRLVEDEVVDTLAAIDGVADVQVYGDREAILRVDIDQAALAGRRLTIADIAGLLSAVSGESPAGTITSDTQEIVVRANSGLTTPEEYAALMLDAHTRLGDVAKVSFGPDVNEAILRANGQTGVGMGIIRQAQSNTLNISRDVHAAVERMRDILPEGTDIRVTSDDATFIRGSIKEVVGALLLATVIVIGVILLFLRSLRAVLIPAVTMPVALIGTFGGIYLAGFSINILSMLALVLATGMVVDDAIVVLENVMRRRALGLGPRAAALVGVREVFFAVISTTATLAAVFIPISFLPGTAGGLFREFGFVLAISVVISSVVTLTLCPMIAARVLPAPAETEAARRGLLGRVFESLGAGLQGLYARILHAALDAPLVAITIAVVFSLGAGLAFRQIPQELTPPEDRSVLLFSVSTPQGVSLAYTAKQMRMIEDIATPYLQSGEALNLFAIAGRGAVNRGFMVLTLAPWEDRNRSQQQIADEINTRMGALPGARAFAIQPNSLGIRGGGEGLQFAVAGASYDKLAYAASQLMDRMQEDGRFGNIRLSFDLTQPQLTVKVDRERASDLGIDVTGLANAMQALLDGREVGTVYLPDRTAPIKLLSTGTPVDDPTDLENIFLRTASGKIVPMSSIATLTEAAAPADLRREDKLRSVPVTASLGGSLALQDAYREVQRLAEGLMPPGARIIPLAEAATVGETSQGLVMTFAVAIIVVLLVLAAQFESFISALIILLTVPLGLACAVFAILFTGGSLNVYSQIGLVMLVGVMAKNGILIVEFANQLRERGLGLRAAIETASLIRLRPVAMTAISTVLGGAPLVVASGAGAEARIALGWVVVGGLGLATLATLFLTPVCYLLLARFSSPRRDEDARLEAEIARARVLGHPAE from the coding sequence ATGGACGACGGCGCCGCCGCCTTCACCGCCACCTTCGTGAAGCGCCCGGTGCTCGCCATCGTGGTGAACCTGCTCATCGTGGTGGCCGGGCTGGCCGCGCTCTGGGGCGCGGAGATCCGCGAGTTGCCGGACGTGGACCGCCCGGTGATCACCGTCACCACCACCTATGACGGCGCCGCCCCCGAGACCATCGACGCCGAGGTGACCGACGAAATCGAGGGCGCCGCCACCCGGGTGGCGGGGGTGAAGTCCATCGCCTCCAGCTCCAGCTTCGGCCGCAGCCGGGTGACGGTGGAATTCACCGACGACACCGACCTCAACGTGGCCGCGAACGACCTGCGCGACGCGATCAGCCGCATCGAACGCGACCTGCCGGACGAGATCGACGACCCGCGCATCGTGAAGGCGGATGCGAACGCCTCCGCGGTGATGCGCGTCGCCGTCACCTCCGACCGGCTGGAGATCCAGGACCTCACCCGGCTGGTGGAGGACGAGGTGGTCGACACGCTCGCGGCCATCGACGGCGTGGCCGACGTGCAGGTCTACGGCGACCGCGAGGCGATCCTGCGCGTGGACATCGACCAGGCCGCCCTGGCCGGGCGCAGGCTCACCATCGCCGATATCGCCGGCCTGCTCTCTGCCGTCTCCGGCGAGAGCCCGGCCGGCACCATCACCTCCGACACGCAGGAAATCGTGGTGCGTGCCAATTCCGGCCTCACCACACCGGAAGAATACGCCGCCCTGATGCTGGACGCCCACACCCGGCTGGGCGACGTGGCGAAGGTGAGCTTCGGCCCCGACGTGAACGAGGCCATCCTGCGCGCCAACGGCCAGACCGGCGTGGGCATGGGCATCATCCGGCAGGCACAGTCCAACACGCTCAACATCTCGCGCGACGTGCACGCGGCGGTGGAGCGCATGCGCGACATCCTTCCCGAAGGCACCGACATCCGGGTGACCAGCGACGACGCCACCTTCATCCGCGGCTCCATCAAGGAGGTGGTGGGCGCGCTGCTGCTGGCCACGGTGATCGTGATCGGGGTGATCCTGCTGTTCCTGCGCTCGCTGCGCGCGGTGCTGATCCCGGCGGTCACCATGCCGGTGGCGCTGATCGGCACCTTCGGGGGCATCTACCTCGCCGGCTTCTCCATCAACATCCTCTCCATGCTGGCACTCGTGCTCGCCACCGGCATGGTGGTGGACGATGCCATCGTGGTGCTGGAGAACGTGATGCGCCGCCGCGCGCTCGGCCTCGGGCCCCGGGCCGCGGCGCTGGTGGGCGTGCGGGAGGTGTTCTTCGCCGTCATCTCCACCACGGCCACGCTGGCGGCGGTGTTCATCCCGATCTCCTTCCTGCCGGGCACCGCGGGCGGGCTGTTCCGCGAGTTCGGCTTCGTGCTGGCCATCTCGGTGGTGATCTCCTCCGTCGTCACGCTCACGCTCTGCCCGATGATCGCGGCCCGGGTGCTGCCGGCCCCGGCCGAGACCGAGGCCGCCCGCCGCGGCCTGCTTGGCCGGGTGTTCGAGAGCCTCGGCGCCGGGCTGCAGGGGCTTTACGCCCGCATCCTGCACGCCGCGCTGGACGCGCCGCTGGTGGCCATCACCATCGCGGTGGTGTTCTCGCTGGGCGCCGGCCTGGCCTTCCGGCAGATCCCGCAGGAGCTGACCCCGCCGGAGGACCGCTCGGTGCTGCTGTTCTCGGTGAGCACGCCGCAGGGCGTCAGCCTCGCCTACACCGCGAAGCAGATGCGGATGATCGAGGACATCGCCACCCCCTACCTGCAGAGCGGCGAGGCGCTGAACCTCTTCGCCATCGCCGGGCGCGGCGCGGTGAACCGCGGCTTCATGGTGCTCACCCTCGCCCCCTGGGAGGACCGGAACCGCTCGCAGCAGCAGATCGCCGACGAGATCAACACCCGCATGGGCGCCCTGCCCGGCGCGCGCGCCTTCGCCATCCAGCCGAACTCGCTGGGCATCCGCGGCGGCGGCGAGGGGCTGCAGTTCGCGGTGGCGGGGGCGAGCTACGACAAGCTCGCCTATGCCGCCAGCCAGCTCATGGACCGCATGCAGGAGGACGGGCGCTTCGGCAACATCCGCCTGAGCTTCGACCTCACCCAGCCGCAGCTCACCGTGAAAGTGGACCGCGAGCGCGCCTCCGACCTCGGCATCGATGTGACCGGCCTCGCCAACGCCATGCAGGCGCTGCTGGACGGGCGGGAGGTGGGCACCGTCTACCTGCCGGACCGTACGGCGCCCATCAAGCTGCTCTCCACCGGCACCCCGGTGGACGACCCGACGGACCTGGAGAACATCTTCCTGCGCACCGCCTCGGGCAAGATCGTGCCGATGTCCTCCATCGCCACGCTCACCGAGGCCGCCGCCCCCGCGGACCTGCGCCGCGAGGACAAGCTGCGCTCCGTGCCGGTGACCGCCAGCCTCGGCGGCTCGCTCGCGCTGCAGGACGCCTACCGCGAGGTGCAGCGCCTCGCCGAGGGGCTGATGCCGCCGGGCGCGCGCATCATCCCGCTGGCCGAGGCCGCCACGGTGGGCGAGACCTCGCAGGGCCTCGTGATGACCTTCGCGGTGGCGATCATCGTGGTGCTGCTGGTGCTGGCGGCACAGTTCGAGAGCTTCATCTCGGCGCTGATCATCCTGCTCACCGTGCCGCTGGGCCTGGCCTGCGCGGTGTTCGCCATCCTGTTCACCGGCGGGTCGCTGAACGTCTACAGCCAGATCGGGCTGGTGATGCTGGTGGGGGTGATGGCCAAGAACGGCATCCTGATCGTGGAATTCGCCAACCAGCTGCGCGAGCGCGGCCTGGGCCTGCGCGCGGCCATCGAGACCGCGAGCCTCATCCGCCTGCGCCCGGTGGCGATGACCGCCATCTCCACCGTCCTGGGTGGCGCGCCGCTGGTGGTGGCCAGCGGCGCCGGCGCCGAGGCTCGCATCGCGCTGGGATGGGTGGTGGTGGGCGGCCTTGGCCTGGCCACGCTCGCCACGCTGTTCCTCACCCCGGTGTGCTACCTGCTGCTGGCGCGGTTCTCCTCCCCGCGGCGGGACGAGGACGCAAGGCTGGAGGCCGAAATCGCCCGGGCCCGGGTGCTCGGCCACCCTGCGGAATAG
- a CDS encoding TRAP transporter large permease, with protein MGLALLLGIFAILVVTGVPVAFALGIAAMSTFAYEGLPMMIGFQRIVSGVSVFSLLAIPFFVFAGELMLHGGIASRLVKVAFAAVGHIRGGLGQVNVFASMLFGGISGSAVADVSALGSILIPTMKEKGYDSDYAVNVTVTSSIAGIMIPPSHNMILYAVAAGGGISVSKLFVAGIVPGVIMCLCLAVAAYLVARRRGYPSEPFPGGMVLLTSFVAALPGLLTAVIIVGGVLSGVVTVTESGAMGVIWAILVTLFVYRSLSWEGFRTAVMNSVRTTAMVMVLVGCATAFAYLLALYRVPEVLADALTSISSNPIVIMLILNLMLLVLGMIMDMAALILICTPIFLPVVTGFGMDPIQFGMVLMMNLGLGLCTPPVGACLFIGCVIGQEKIERVVLTIWPFYAAILVALAVTTFIPAVSLTLPGLMD; from the coding sequence ATGGGTCTCGCCCTGCTGCTCGGCATCTTCGCCATTCTCGTGGTCACCGGCGTTCCGGTGGCCTTCGCCCTCGGCATCGCCGCGATGTCGACCTTCGCCTACGAAGGCCTGCCGATGATGATCGGCTTCCAGCGCATCGTCTCCGGCGTGTCGGTGTTCAGCCTGCTGGCCATTCCCTTCTTCGTCTTTGCGGGCGAGCTGATGCTGCACGGCGGCATCGCCAGCCGGCTGGTGAAGGTGGCCTTCGCGGCCGTCGGCCATATCCGCGGCGGGCTGGGGCAGGTGAACGTCTTCGCCTCCATGCTGTTCGGCGGCATCTCCGGCTCGGCGGTGGCCGATGTCTCCGCGCTCGGCTCCATCCTCATCCCCACGATGAAGGAGAAGGGCTATGACAGCGACTACGCGGTGAACGTCACCGTCACCTCCTCCATCGCCGGCATCATGATCCCGCCCAGCCACAACATGATCCTCTACGCGGTGGCGGCGGGCGGCGGCATCTCGGTGTCCAAGCTCTTCGTCGCCGGCATCGTGCCGGGCGTCATCATGTGCCTGTGCCTCGCCGTGGCCGCCTATCTGGTGGCGCGCAGGCGAGGCTACCCCTCCGAGCCCTTCCCCGGCGGCATGGTGCTGCTGACCAGCTTCGTCGCCGCCCTGCCCGGGCTGCTGACGGCGGTGATCATCGTGGGCGGCGTGCTCTCCGGCGTGGTCACGGTGACGGAATCCGGCGCCATGGGGGTGATCTGGGCCATTCTGGTGACACTGTTCGTCTACCGGTCGCTCTCCTGGGAGGGGTTCCGCACCGCGGTGATGAACTCCGTGCGCACCACCGCCATGGTGATGGTGCTGGTGGGCTGCGCGACCGCCTTCGCCTATCTCCTCGCGCTCTACCGGGTGCCGGAGGTGCTGGCAGACGCGCTCACCTCCATCTCCTCGAACCCGATCGTGATCATGCTGATCCTGAACCTTATGCTGCTGGTGCTGGGCATGATCATGGACATGGCGGCGCTGATCCTCATCTGCACCCCGATCTTCCTGCCGGTGGTCACCGGCTTCGGCATGGACCCGATCCAGTTCGGCATGGTGCTGATGATGAACCTCGGGCTGGGCCTGTGCACGCCGCCCGTGGGCGCCTGCCTGTTCATCGGCTGCGTGATCGGGCAGGAGAAGATCGAACGCGTGGTGCTCACCATCTGGCCGTTCTACGCGGCCATTCTCGTGGCGCTTGCCGTCACCACTTTCATCCCGGCGGTCTCCCTGACGCTGCCGGGCCTCATGGACTGA
- a CDS encoding TRAP transporter small permease: protein MQRSALDRLLDGLSTLVLWIAGAGLVLLIVIFGWLVWGRYVMNSTPTWVEQLALLLVVFISFLGAAVVVHDEGHLSVDFFRDALPPRGQLWVSVFNDVVLALFSLSMAWFTWKLVLFKWRAKIPLLGWPEGLRSLPLVICGVLVVLFCGARILRRLRTPTGE, encoded by the coding sequence ATGCAGCGCTCTGCCCTCGATCGTCTTCTCGACGGCCTCTCCACCCTCGTGCTCTGGATTGCCGGGGCCGGTCTCGTGCTCCTCATCGTCATCTTCGGCTGGCTGGTGTGGGGGCGCTACGTGATGAACTCCACGCCCACATGGGTGGAGCAGCTCGCGCTGCTGCTGGTGGTGTTCATCAGCTTCCTCGGCGCCGCCGTCGTCGTGCATGACGAGGGGCACCTGAGCGTGGACTTCTTCCGCGACGCGCTGCCGCCGCGCGGCCAGCTCTGGGTGTCGGTGTTCAACGACGTGGTGCTGGCGCTGTTCTCGCTCAGCATGGCCTGGTTCACCTGGAAGCTGGTGCTGTTCAAGTGGCGCGCCAAGATCCCGCTGCTGGGCTGGCCCGAGGGGCTGCGCAGCCTGCCCCTGGTCATCTGCGGCGTGCTTGTCGTGCTGTTCTGCGGTGCGCGCATCCTGCGCCGCCTCCGCACCCCGACGGGAGAATAA
- the pncB gene encoding nicotinate phosphoribosyltransferase, which translates to MTDIATRVYNHNWKIDPIVRSLLDTDFYKLLMAQSIFRNHPDVRVRFSLINRSDTVPMARLVDESELRDQLDHLRSLRLSRGESTYLRGNTFYGIRSMFGPDFMEWLENLQLPEYQLERRGDQYELTFEGSWAEAMLWEIPALAVMMELRSRAVLRTMGKFELQVLYARAMARVWEKIQRLQPHQMRIADFGTRRRHSFLWQDWCVQAMREGLGPRFTGTSNVLIAMRAEVEAIGTNAHELPMVYSALATDDAALAEAPYKVMADWQRDYDGNLRIILPDTYGTEGFFARAPEWLAHWTGVRIDSGDPLTAAETAIAWWKRMGQDPRDKLIIFSDGLDVDKIVMLDAKLRDRVRVSFGWGTLLTNDFRGLAPDGALDPFSLVCKAVSANDRPTVKLSDNPNKAMGPAGEIARYKRVFGVGRQVAQPVVV; encoded by the coding sequence ATGACCGACATCGCCACGCGTGTCTACAACCACAACTGGAAGATCGACCCGATCGTCCGCTCGTTGCTGGACACGGATTTCTACAAGCTGCTCATGGCCCAGAGCATCTTCCGCAACCACCCGGACGTGCGGGTGCGCTTCAGCCTGATCAACCGTTCCGACACCGTGCCCATGGCCCGGCTGGTGGACGAGAGCGAGCTGCGCGACCAGCTCGACCACCTGCGCTCCCTGCGCCTGTCGCGCGGCGAGAGCACCTACCTGCGTGGCAACACCTTCTACGGCATCCGTTCCATGTTCGGGCCGGACTTCATGGAATGGCTGGAGAACCTGCAGCTGCCCGAATACCAGCTGGAACGCCGGGGCGACCAGTACGAGCTCACCTTCGAGGGCTCCTGGGCCGAGGCCATGCTGTGGGAGATCCCGGCGCTGGCGGTGATGATGGAGCTGCGCTCGCGCGCCGTGCTGCGCACCATGGGCAAGTTCGAGTTGCAGGTGCTCTACGCACGGGCCATGGCGCGGGTGTGGGAGAAGATCCAGCGCCTGCAGCCCCACCAGATGCGCATCGCCGATTTCGGCACCCGCCGCCGCCACTCCTTCCTGTGGCAGGACTGGTGCGTGCAGGCCATGCGCGAGGGGCTGGGCCCGCGCTTCACCGGCACCTCCAACGTGCTCATCGCCATGCGCGCGGAGGTGGAGGCGATCGGCACCAACGCGCATGAACTCCCGATGGTCTATTCGGCGCTGGCCACCGATGACGCCGCGCTGGCCGAGGCCCCCTACAAGGTGATGGCCGACTGGCAGCGCGACTATGACGGCAACCTGCGCATCATCCTGCCCGACACCTACGGCACCGAGGGCTTCTTCGCCCGCGCGCCGGAGTGGCTGGCGCACTGGACCGGCGTGCGCATCGACAGCGGAGACCCGCTCACCGCCGCCGAAACCGCCATCGCCTGGTGGAAGCGCATGGGCCAGGACCCGCGCGACAAGCTCATCATCTTCTCCGACGGGCTGGACGTGGACAAGATCGTGATGCTGGACGCGAAGCTGCGCGACCGGGTGCGGGTGAGCTTCGGCTGGGGCACGCTGCTGACCAACGACTTCCGCGGCCTCGCGCCGGACGGTGCGCTGGACCCGTTCAGCCTGGTGTGCAAGGCGGTTTCGGCCAACGACCGGCCCACCGTGAAGCTCTCCGACAATCCCAACAAGGCGATGGGCCCGGCCGGGGAGATCGCCCGCTACAAGCGTGTGTTCGGGGTCGGCCGGCAGGTGGCGCAGCCCGTCGTCGTCTGA
- a CDS encoding efflux RND transporter periplasmic adaptor subunit: MGMVRQAIISIVVLGAAGAGIAAFSPDARDLLARVGIDTSPLALTATQEPAATGRADRAVGVITATAETARAATRLRLIGSGRALRSVTLFARSTGEVEELGFTSGEKVARGTILARLDSDAEEIAVDRAKVAEAEADAAFERLTALAARRIATQVDLDEADRTRQRAQLDLRTAELALERRLVRAPFDGVVGLSEVDVGDLIGADTAIAVLDDRSKLEIDLYAPERFAALIGLGQTLIATTPATPGAVFNGTVTAIDSQVDSESRTLRLRAAIDNSDDMLRPGFSFNVVMSFPGESHVAVPALAVQWRADGPFVWTVTDGKAAQVSVEVLEREDDRVLLSGIDAGQVVVTEGVQKLRPGSTVTEVTTPPDAG; the protein is encoded by the coding sequence ATGGGCATGGTCCGACAGGCCATCATATCGATCGTCGTGCTTGGCGCGGCCGGCGCGGGCATTGCCGCGTTCAGCCCGGACGCGCGCGACCTGCTCGCCCGCGTCGGCATCGACACCTCTCCGCTCGCGCTCACCGCCACGCAGGAGCCCGCCGCCACCGGCCGGGCGGACCGCGCGGTGGGCGTGATCACCGCCACGGCCGAGACCGCCCGCGCCGCCACGCGCCTGCGCCTCATCGGCTCGGGCCGGGCGCTGCGCAGCGTCACGCTGTTCGCCCGCTCCACCGGCGAGGTGGAGGAACTGGGCTTCACCTCCGGCGAGAAGGTCGCCCGGGGCACCATCCTCGCGCGGCTGGACAGCGATGCCGAGGAGATCGCCGTGGATCGGGCCAAGGTGGCCGAGGCCGAGGCGGATGCCGCCTTCGAGCGCCTGACCGCGCTCGCCGCCCGCCGCATCGCAACCCAGGTCGACCTCGACGAGGCCGACCGCACCCGCCAGCGCGCCCAGCTTGACCTGCGCACCGCCGAACTGGCGCTGGAGCGCCGGCTGGTGCGCGCGCCCTTCGACGGCGTGGTGGGCCTCTCGGAGGTGGACGTGGGCGACCTGATCGGCGCCGACACCGCCATCGCCGTGCTCGACGACCGCTCGAAGCTGGAGATCGACCTCTACGCGCCGGAACGTTTCGCGGCGCTGATCGGGCTGGGGCAGACGCTCATCGCCACCACCCCCGCCACCCCGGGCGCGGTATTCAACGGCACCGTCACCGCCATCGACAGCCAGGTCGACAGCGAGAGCCGCACCCTGCGCCTGCGCGCGGCCATCGACAATTCCGACGACATGCTGCGCCCCGGCTTCTCCTTCAACGTGGTGATGTCCTTCCCCGGGGAATCGCACGTGGCGGTGCCGGCGCTGGCGGTGCAGTGGCGCGCGGACGGGCCCTTCGTCTGGACGGTGACCGATGGCAAGGCGGCGCAGGTCTCCGTGGAGGTGCTGGAGCGCGAGGATGACCGGGTGCTGCTCTCCGGCATCGACGCCGGCCAGGTGGTGGTGACCGAGGGCGTGCAGAAACTGCGGCCGGGGAGCACCGTCACCGAAGTGACGACGCCCCCGGACGCCGGCTGA
- a CDS encoding YggT family protein, whose translation MTTVVVLVYHMLSALWLLILVHLVMGLLLRVRVLNYERPSVRGAWNGLSGMLDPLYRPLRRVLPGHGRVDLAPVATLFFVLGVQAMFLLAGAARLL comes from the coding sequence ATGACGACAGTCGTGGTGCTGGTCTATCACATGCTGAGCGCGCTCTGGCTGCTGATCCTCGTTCATCTGGTGATGGGGCTGCTGCTGCGGGTGCGGGTTCTGAACTACGAACGGCCGTCGGTGCGCGGCGCCTGGAACGGGCTGAGCGGCATGCTGGACCCGCTCTACCGGCCGCTGCGCAGGGTTCTGCCGGGGCACGGGCGGGTGGATCTCGCGCCGGTGGCCACGCTGTTCTTCGTGCTGGGGGTGCAGGCGATGTTCCTGCTGGCCGGGGCCGCGCGCCTGCTGTGA
- the pncA gene encoding bifunctional nicotinamidase/pyrazinamidase, with protein MHDTALLMIDIQTDFCPGGALAVAGGDEVVPLVNRLQDAYPVRVLTQDWHPAGHSSFAASHPGAEPFSLVEMSYGPQVLWPTHCVQGTAGAEFHPDLRRDADLVLRKGFRPGIDSYSAFFENDHETPTGLGGYLRERGVEAVALCGLATDFCVKFSALDAIRLGFGVTLLAEACRGIDMAGSVAAAMAELRAAGVVVA; from the coding sequence ATGCACGACACCGCCCTGCTGATGATCGACATCCAGACCGATTTCTGCCCCGGGGGCGCGCTGGCCGTGGCCGGCGGAGACGAGGTGGTGCCGCTGGTCAACCGCCTGCAGGACGCCTACCCCGTCCGCGTGCTCACGCAGGACTGGCACCCGGCCGGGCACTCCTCTTTCGCCGCCAGCCACCCCGGGGCGGAGCCCTTCTCGCTGGTGGAGATGTCCTACGGCCCGCAGGTGCTCTGGCCCACCCATTGCGTGCAGGGCACGGCGGGGGCCGAATTCCACCCGGACCTGCGCCGCGACGCCGACCTCGTTCTGCGCAAGGGCTTCCGGCCGGGCATCGACAGCTACTCCGCCTTCTTCGAGAACGACCATGAAACCCCCACCGGGCTGGGCGGCTACCTGCGGGAACGCGGGGTGGAGGCGGTGGCGCTCTGCGGGCTGGCGACGGACTTCTGCGTGAAGTTCTCCGCGCTGGACGCCATCCGCCTGGGCTTCGGCGTCACCCTGCTGGCGGAGGCCTGCCGGGGCATCGACATGGCGGGCTCCGTGGCGGCTGCGATGGCCGAACTGCGCGCGGCGGGGGTGGTCGTCGCCTGA
- a CDS encoding NAD-dependent epimerase/dehydratase family protein, which yields MTRILITGAAGGVGAMLREALQGYAPLRLSDLSEMAPARDGEEVVRCDLADRAAVDALVQGCGYIVHLGGMSVENTWDVIEQSNLRGAFNIFDAARRLGPARVLFASSNHAIGFHTRETLLDGDAELRPDSLYGLSKAMGETMARYYWDKFGIESVSVRIGSCFPKPRDRRMLSTWLAPEDFVSLVKRIHEAPRVGCSMVYGASANRDMWWDNSHAAFLGWVPEHSSEQFRAEVEAADPPRAHDDPAVIYQGGIWPVAPHTGE from the coding sequence ATGACCCGCATCCTCATCACCGGTGCTGCCGGCGGCGTCGGCGCGATGCTGCGCGAGGCGCTTCAGGGCTACGCGCCGCTGCGCCTGTCCGACCTTTCCGAAATGGCTCCGGCCCGCGACGGCGAGGAGGTCGTGCGCTGCGACCTCGCCGACCGCGCGGCGGTGGACGCCCTCGTGCAGGGGTGCGGTTACATCGTGCATCTCGGCGGCATGTCGGTGGAGAACACCTGGGACGTGATCGAGCAGTCGAACCTGCGGGGCGCGTTCAACATCTTCGACGCGGCCCGGCGGCTGGGCCCGGCGCGCGTGCTCTTCGCCTCCTCCAACCACGCCATCGGCTTCCACACCCGCGAGACCCTGCTCGACGGCGATGCGGAGCTGCGCCCGGACAGCCTCTACGGCCTGTCCAAGGCGATGGGCGAGACCATGGCCCGCTACTACTGGGACAAGTTCGGCATCGAGAGCGTCTCCGTGCGCATCGGCTCGTGCTTCCCCAAGCCGCGGGACCGGCGCATGCTCTCCACCTGGCTGGCGCCGGAGGATTTCGTGAGCCTGGTCAAGCGCATCCATGAGGCGCCCCGCGTGGGCTGCTCCATGGTCTACGGCGCCTCGGCGAATCGCGACATGTGGTGGGACAATTCCCATGCCGCCTTCCTGGGCTGGGTGCCGGAGCACTCCTCCGAACAGTTCCGCGCCGAGGTGGAGGCGGCGGACCCGCCGCGTGCCCATGATGACCCCGCGGTCATCTACCAGGGTGGGATCTGGCCCGTCGCACCGCATACCGGCGAGTGA